Genomic DNA from Caldicellulosiruptor hydrothermalis 108:
CCACAGAATCTTTTGCCAAATACTATGCTTCTTATGACTCCTATTGTAGCTGCACTTGGATACGGGGATTTGGCGGTGGAAGATGAACCAGCTGTGATAAGCAAAAAAAGTGCCGGAATTTTGAGCATTTTTAGCATTGTTTTGTTTATTTTAAGCGCACTTTCATACAAGGTCTATGCTTTCAAGTGGGTGGCAGCTCTGTTTGCCCCCATTGCTCATGAAAGTATTATACTCTATCAGCAAAAGAAACAAAAAGAAGGAGATTCAATATTTGAAGCAGAGGAAAATAAAATAAAGGTGTTATATGTCGAAGAAAACAGTGTAGCAGCCAAGATGGGTATAAAACCGGGGGATGCTATTGTTTCTATAAACGGTCTTCAGGTTCAGAAAGAAGACGATATTGAGAGAATATTTACTGACGCACAGATTTACCTGTGGGTAAAAGTTGTGGATAAAAGAGGAAAGATAAAAGAGCTATATTATCAGGACTATGAAAATGGAATAAAAAATCTTGGAATAATAGTTATTACCAAAAATGTAAGCGCTAATTATCAGCTTGAGTCTGATGGATACTTTATATTTATAAAAAATATTGCAAGAAGAGTAAAAAATTTTTTGTTCAACAAAAGTTGAAACCTAGCAAAATTAAAGGGCGAAGCTATTGAGTCTTTGCCCTTTAACTTTTTGTTTTTGCAAGAAAGTCCACTAGGATTGCCGCACCAAGTCCTTCAATGAATATGTAGACTGAATTTTGCAAAAATCCTTGGGCTAAGACTTTCAGGTCTACTTTGTCTGATACATAGTGCAGTGACAAAATATAAAACTTTATTCCTATCAGTGCCATCACAATGGAAATAAGGCTTATTACAAGCAAGATTTTTTTTGAATAGGTAGAAATTTTTTGAAAAAATCTTTTCCTGCTCTTTTCCTTTTCCCTTTCCCTTTCCTTTTCCATTTCTCTGCACCTTCTTTTTAATCTTAAAGAAATCTTGTTTTGTAAGGTTATGATATCAAACTGCAGGGAAATATTCAAAGAAAATTTATGGATATCAATTTCTATTTATGTATAACCAAAGCAATGGATGGCAAAAATACTTTTATAGAAGGAGGTGCAGAGGTGTGAACAAGAAAAACTGGAAAGAAAAACTTTTAGATTTTTTTGACACTAAAGGTTTTTATATTATTGTGGCTGTATGTTTGCTGGTAATAGGATTTTCGGTTTATACCATTGCCACCACAGACTTTACAAAATACGAGGTAGAACAAAATCAAGAAAACAAGCAATCTTTAAATAACCAGGTTAAATTGCCCGAGATACCTCAGCCACAGGAAAGTTCAACAGAGGTAACAAAACAGGATGATTTGAAAAAAGAGGGTTCTAAATCTATAAGTTCAAAAAAGAAAAGCGAAGATAATAAAAATAGCAGTAATTCAAATTCTACTATCCGCCCTACACAGTCAGGAAATAATTCTAAAAATAGTAATAATAAAAATAAAAGCTCTTCTGTCTTCTCTAAGAAACAAGATAACAAAAAGATGGATTCAAACATCCAGATTGGAACTGGTACCAGCCAGGAAGATGTTGAGGTTATAAACCCTGTTGACTTCAAGCCAATCTTTCCTACCATTGGGAAGGTAATAAGAGAGTTTTCTGATCAGTCGCTTGTATATTCAAAAACTCTTGATGAGTGGACAGAACACCCTGGAATTGACATAGAAGCTCAGGAAGGTAGCGATGTAAAAGCTTGTTTTGACGGTACAGTTATTGATTTAGGAGAAGACCCTCTTTATGGAAAATATGTTGTAATCGATCATGGAGATGGATATATCTCAAAGTACTACAATCTCAAAGACTTAAAGGATATTCAGATAGGAGAGATTGTAAGGCAAGGAGAGAAAATAGGAGAGGTTGGTACAAGCTCTAACATAGAGTACATGGACCCGCCGCATCTTCATTTTGAGATACTTTACAATGGTGAAAATCAAAATCCGCTGAAGTTTTTACCTCAAACAAATTAAACAAAAGCGAGGGGAATGAGCAACTACATTGCCATTCCCCTTATAAATTCCGCAATGTCGATTGAAGAGTTTGGCTTTCCTAAAAACGAACAGGCAAGCTTCATATGTTCTAAACGTTGAGGATTGTTTATTATCTGACTAAATACTATATCAAAGTTTTCGGTATTTTTTACATACGCAGCAGCTCCGTTGTTCATGAGATAAAAAGTGTTTCTTTCTTCTTGCCCGGGAATAGGAGAAATCAATATCATGGGAAGTTTGCGAGACAGTGCTTCTGCGCATGTGAGTCCCCCGGGTTTTGTGATGAGAATATCACTTATTGCCATGAGCTTGTCTATGAAATCAATAAACCCGTATACTATTATCTTTCTTCCAAAATCTTTTTCTTCCAAAGCATTTTTGAGGGCCTTGTTTTTTCCTGCAACAACAATTATTTGATAGTTCTTATCACATATTGTGCAGGCCTTTTCGACAATCTCTTCTATGTTTCCAAGCCCTAAGCTTCCGCCCATTATAAGTATTGTTGGTCTATCTTCCAGGTTCAAATTTTCGACAATTTGTTTTCTGTCATATTTTTGAGCAAATGACGGGTTTATAGGAATTCCAAGTGGCACTACTTTGTTTTGTTGGGCACCTTTTTTGACCGCTTCATACACCAAGTTTTGGTGATGAACAATAATATAATCGGCGAAATGGTTTATCCAGTATGGATGAATGGTAAAATCAGTGACAATACTTATTATAGGCACATTTATGTTCCCTCTTTTTTTAAGCTGGGCCACCATGTCAACTGGTGATGGATGAGTACCAATTACTATGTCCGGTTTGAAATCCGAGATAATATTATAGAGTTTATAAAATGCAAAATAGAACTTTTCATACAAAGCTCTGCTCCATCTGGTTGGAGGTTCTTTGTCAGTAGAGTCATATACAAGACCATAAATAAAAGGCACTGACTTGATTGCTTTTAAATATGTTCCCACGGCAAGTTTGTCAAGTATTGGACTTATGATTTTCAGTGTATCTACAATTTCCACTTGTGACTCAGGATATTTTTGTAGAATAGCACTCTTGAGGGCATTTGAAGCAGCAAAGTGTCCTCCGCCTGCGTCAAGGCTTAATATCAAAACCTTCATTTGTTTTTTCCTCCACCCTTGCAAGTCTTTAAGTTTATTTTACCGCTAATTTTGAATAATAAAAATGAGCTTACAAAAAATAATTTTAGAAAAATTCATATTTGGGGGTTTGCAGCATGGGTAAAATCTTAAAAAGATATTCACTTTTTATCCTGCTTCTTTTGATAAGTTTTATCCTCAGTATATATTCTGCAAAGCTTATTTATGATATAAAAAGAGCAAGTTACGAGAATATTGAGAAAAAACTTGAAAAGGCATTAGAAAGTACTGACAAGGAAGTTTTAAACGAATTTATTGAAACGCAGGGGTCAACAAGCTACCAGAACAAAGATTTGTATCTTCTGGCCAGAGTTATAAATGGTGAGGCAAGAGGAGAACCTTATGTAGGCCAGGTTGCAATCGGGGCTGTAATTATAAACAGAACAAAACACCCCGGATTTCCAAAGACAATCAGCGGTGTAATCTATCAGCCGGGTGCCTTTACTTGTGTATCCGACGGTCAAATTAATGCAAAACTTGAACCAACAGCACTAAAAGCAGCAAGAGACGCGCTAAATGGATGGGACCCGACAAACGGTTGTATATATTACTACAATCCTGCAAAGACAACAAACAAATGGATTTGGAGCAGGAAGGTTATGCTTGTCATTGGCAAGCACAGATTTGCAAAATAAAATCAATAAACTAAAGAGGTGAGATTAGCTTGAGCATTTTAGGTGGATACAAAGAACTTCGGGAAAGGCTAAAGAGTGTAAGGCTTTGGAGTGTGATGGCGGTCACACTTGGTATTTTGGTTATTGTAGCGCTTTGGGGAGTAAACCAGTATAAAGGAAAAGCAAACTACCACAACTATCTTACCAATATGTGGCACAGAGCATTTTTCGACATGGTAGGTTATGTTCAAAACATCCAGGCATTGCTGTCAAAAGCTGAAGTGTCAGGCGATGACAGGCAAAGAGCGGTATTATATACCGAGGTGTGGCGAAACGCTTTTGCAGCGCAGGAGAACCTTTCCCAGCTTCCTATTGAAAATAATGTTGCACTTGAACGAACAGCAAAGTATCTTACTCAAGTTGGAGACCTCAGTTTTTCACTTTCAAAACAGCTTATGAGCGGCAAAAAAGAGACATTGCTTCAGCAAAAGCAGCTCAAAAAACTTCGAGCGTATGCAGATAAGCTCAGTAACAACTTAAATGAGCTTGCAATTGAGATAAGTCAGGGAAGGCTGAGATGGGGCGAGGTCAGAGTAGTTGGAACGTCAAGGTTCAGAAGGATAGCTCAGAATGTTACAAGCAGCAGGATGCTGGCAGTTGAGGCAGGGTTTAAAGACTACCCAACTTTGATATATGACGGACCTTTTTCTGACCACATCAGTCGCCAGACCCCAAAAGGACTTCCAGAAAAACTTATAAGCAAAGAACAGGCAAAAAAGATTGCGCTTAACTTTTTAAATTTTAAAAGAGCTGATATAGTCAATTATTTAGGACTTTCAGGAGATAGAATAAAGGTTTATACTTTTGAGATAATCCCTGACAGAAGAATTCGCGATAGAACAATTACAATAGCTATTTCTAAAAAAGGCGGCAAAGTAATTTGGATGATTGACAACAGGGCTTCCTCTTCCCCAAAAATAGGTGTTGCGAAAGCAAAGGAAAATGCTAAAAAGTTTTTAATTGAAAAAGGTTTTGCTAACATGATTGACACCTTTTATCTAAAACAGGATAACACTGCTCTGATAAATTATATCTACCAACAAAATGGTGTTAAGATATATCCCGATATGGTGAAAGTTAGAGTTGCTCTTGACACAGGGCAAATAGTAGGGTTTGATGCAACAGCATATTATATGTCTCACACTTCAAGGAAGATCCCTAAACCTGCAATATCTGAAAGACAGGCAAGAAATTTTATTAGCAAAAATTTTGATGTGCAAAGCGTATCGCTTGCTATAATTCCACTTGATTCTGGAAAAGAAGTCTTCACATACGAATTTTTAGGCAAATATGATGGTAAGTACTTTGCTGACTATATAAATGCAATCACTGGAAAGGAAGAAAATATCTTGGAGATAATTAAAGACCCTAATGGCATTTTATCAATGTAAGCAAATGGATAATAAATTGAATAGTTTTTGAACAAACTAAGATATGCGGTGAAAAAGCCGCAAGGGGGGCGATTGGCTTGGCAAGGCAAAAGATTATGTCAGAGGAGCTTAAAATGGAGATAGCAAAAGAACTTGGAGTGTACGATGTAGTCACAAAGTACGGTTGGGGAGAAGTAAAATCGCGCGACTGTGGTAACATCGTCAGAAAAGCTATCGAGATGGCAGAAAGAGCCTTGAAAGAAAAGCAATAACCCCCCTGTCAATAAAAAGAGGGGGCTGCAAGAGTATAATCTTGCAGTTCCCTTTTAACATACATTTTTGGTTAAATGACCTCAAAAGTGAAAACAATAATTTGTAGGAAGAAGTTTCAAAAGAAAGGTGGGAAAAGAGAATGTTTAAAATTCAAACAGACCTTGCCCTTGAGACGAGGGAACTTGTCCAAAAAGGGCTTGGAAGAGAGATAGAAGGTGTTGAGGTTGAAGAGAGAAAAGAGTTTGACGATAAAATTAAAATCACTAAGGTCAAGATTAACTCTATAAAAGGTGAAGCAATCTTGCAAAAGCCTATGGGCAATTATATAACAATCGAAGCTGACGGGCTGCGCGATGAAGATTTTGAGGTCCAGGAACAAGTTTCAAAGATACTGGCAGACGAGCTTGAAAGCTTAATAAATGTGTCACAAAAATCTACTGTGCTTGTTGTTGGACTTGGCAACTGGAATGTCACGCCCGACTCTTTAGGGCCAAAAGTTGTGTCAAAGGTGTTGATAACACGTCATTTGTTTGAGTTTGTGCCAGAAAAGGTCAAAGACAGGCGAATACGCTCTGTTTGCGCAATATCGCCAGGTGTTCTGGGCATAACTGGAATCGAGACCAGTGAGATAATAAGCGGTATAGTTCATAGAATACATCCTGATTTGATAATTGCAATTGACGCACTTGCTTCAAGAAGGCTTGAGAGGATATCAACTGCTATCCAGATAGCAGATACAGGTATCGTCCCCGGCTCAGGTATTGGAAATGAACGAAAAGGTATCACAAAAGATACAGTTGGTGTGCCTGTTGTGGCAATTGGTGTTCCTATGGTTGTTGACGCAGCAATTATTGCAAATGATGCCATAGACCTTCTGCTTGAAAGACTTAAAAATGAAACAGACAGGTCATCGCCGCTTTATATGCTTTTGGAGAGTATCCCTGATGAGGACAGGTTTAATCTTATCAAAGAGGTAATATTCCCTTACTATGGTAATCTCTTTGTGACACCAAAAGACATAGACAGGATTGT
This window encodes:
- a CDS encoding M23 family metallopeptidase encodes the protein MNKKNWKEKLLDFFDTKGFYIIVAVCLLVIGFSVYTIATTDFTKYEVEQNQENKQSLNNQVKLPEIPQPQESSTEVTKQDDLKKEGSKSISSKKKSEDNKNSSNSNSTIRPTQSGNNSKNSNNKNKSSSVFSKKQDNKKMDSNIQIGTGTSQEDVEVINPVDFKPIFPTIGKVIREFSDQSLVYSKTLDEWTEHPGIDIEAQEGSDVKACFDGTVIDLGEDPLYGKYVVIDHGDGYISKYYNLKDLKDIQIGEIVRQGEKIGEVGTSSNIEYMDPPHLHFEILYNGENQNPLKFLPQTN
- a CDS encoding MGDG synthase family glycosyltransferase; this encodes MKVLILSLDAGGGHFAASNALKSAILQKYPESQVEIVDTLKIISPILDKLAVGTYLKAIKSVPFIYGLVYDSTDKEPPTRWSRALYEKFYFAFYKLYNIISDFKPDIVIGTHPSPVDMVAQLKKRGNINVPIISIVTDFTIHPYWINHFADYIIVHHQNLVYEAVKKGAQQNKVVPLGIPINPSFAQKYDRKQIVENLNLEDRPTILIMGGSLGLGNIEEIVEKACTICDKNYQIIVVAGKNKALKNALEEKDFGRKIIVYGFIDFIDKLMAISDILITKPGGLTCAEALSRKLPMILISPIPGQEERNTFYLMNNGAAAYVKNTENFDIVFSQIINNPQRLEHMKLACSFLGKPNSSIDIAEFIRGMAM
- a CDS encoding cell wall hydrolase, with product MGKILKRYSLFILLLLISFILSIYSAKLIYDIKRASYENIEKKLEKALESTDKEVLNEFIETQGSTSYQNKDLYLLARVINGEARGEPYVGQVAIGAVIINRTKHPGFPKTISGVIYQPGAFTCVSDGQINAKLEPTALKAARDALNGWDPTNGCIYYYNPAKTTNKWIWSRKVMLVIGKHRFAK
- the ypeB gene encoding germination protein YpeB, yielding MSILGGYKELRERLKSVRLWSVMAVTLGILVIVALWGVNQYKGKANYHNYLTNMWHRAFFDMVGYVQNIQALLSKAEVSGDDRQRAVLYTEVWRNAFAAQENLSQLPIENNVALERTAKYLTQVGDLSFSLSKQLMSGKKETLLQQKQLKKLRAYADKLSNNLNELAIEISQGRLRWGEVRVVGTSRFRRIAQNVTSSRMLAVEAGFKDYPTLIYDGPFSDHISRQTPKGLPEKLISKEQAKKIALNFLNFKRADIVNYLGLSGDRIKVYTFEIIPDRRIRDRTITIAISKKGGKVIWMIDNRASSSPKIGVAKAKENAKKFLIEKGFANMIDTFYLKQDNTALINYIYQQNGVKIYPDMVKVRVALDTGQIVGFDATAYYMSHTSRKIPKPAISERQARNFISKNFDVQSVSLAIIPLDSGKEVFTYEFLGKYDGKYFADYINAITGKEENILEIIKDPNGILSM
- a CDS encoding small, acid-soluble spore protein, alpha/beta type — translated: MARQKIMSEELKMEIAKELGVYDVVTKYGWGEVKSRDCGNIVRKAIEMAERALKEKQ
- the gpr gene encoding GPR endopeptidase, whose amino-acid sequence is MFKIQTDLALETRELVQKGLGREIEGVEVEERKEFDDKIKITKVKINSIKGEAILQKPMGNYITIEADGLRDEDFEVQEQVSKILADELESLINVSQKSTVLVVGLGNWNVTPDSLGPKVVSKVLITRHLFEFVPEKVKDRRIRSVCAISPGVLGITGIETSEIISGIVHRIHPDLIIAIDALASRRLERISTAIQIADTGIVPGSGIGNERKGITKDTVGVPVVAIGVPMVVDAAIIANDAIDLLLERLKNETDRSSPLYMLLESIPDEDRFNLIKEVIFPYYGNLFVTPKDIDRIVENISTVIADGINKAIHPEVKENEEYRYVN